The following nucleotide sequence is from Pseudomonas putida S13.1.2.
CTGCTGTTCCATCTGGCCGGTGAGCTGGCCCAGAATCTGCAATGGGTCCTGCCCGGTGAGCCAGCCGATGCCGACGATCAGCAGAATCGCCCCAAGCCCCAGGCCTTTGCCGCCGCCGAAACGCATGCCGCCGCCACCGCCACCTTCACCCCGGGCATCGACCACGTTGTCGCTGCGTCGGCCTTTTCGCCATTCCATGAGTGCTCTCCCGAGCGTGAAACAAGAAGACAAAGATTAGTTCAGGAACTGCACCACTGTCAGGCCAAGGTGTTAATCCATAACCATTTGGTTATGTATGGAGTGGTCGATTTCAATATTAATCGCGCGCGACCTGCCGGAAACTGTAAGTCCGCCTGCCACGCCCAGGCGTTCACATAATTCCAAGAGAGGAAACCGGCATGCCCGCACAGGACAACAGCCGCTTCGTGATCCGTGATCGCAACTGGCACCCCAAAGCCCTTACGCCTGACTACAAAACGTCCATTGCCCGCTCGCCGCGCCAGGCACTGGTCAGTATTCCGCAGTCGATCAGCGAAACCACTGGTCCGAACTTTTCCCACCTGGGCTTCGGCGCCCACGACCATGACCTGTTGCTGAACTTCAACAACGGCGGCCTGCCAATCGGCGAGCGCATCATCGTGGCCGGCCGCGTGGTCGACCAGTACGGCAAGCCTGTGCCGAACACCCTGGTGGAGATGTGGCAAGCCAACGCCGGTGGCCGCTATCGGCACAAGAACGACCGTTACCTGGCACCGCTAGACCCGAACTTCGGTGGTGTCGGCCGTTGCCTGACCGACAGCGACGGCTATTACAGCTTCCGCACCATCAAGCCGGGCCCGTACCCATGGCGCAACGGCCCTAACGACTGGCGCCCGGCGCACATCCACTTCGGCATCAGCGGCCCGTCGATTGCCACCAAGCTGATCACCCAGCTGTATTTCGAGGGTGACCCGCTGATCCCGATGTGCCCGATCGTCAAGTCGATCGCCAACCCTGAAGCTGTACAGCAGTTGATCGCCAAGCTCGACATGAGCAACGCTAACCCGATGGACTGCCTGGCCTACCGCTTCGACATCGTGCTGCGCGGCCAGCGCAAGACCCACTTCGAAAACTGCTGAGGAACCCGCCATGCCAATCGAACTGCTGCCGGAAACCCCTTCGCAGACCGCCG
It contains:
- the pcaH gene encoding protocatechuate 3,4-dioxygenase subunit beta, with translation MPAQDNSRFVIRDRNWHPKALTPDYKTSIARSPRQALVSIPQSISETTGPNFSHLGFGAHDHDLLLNFNNGGLPIGERIIVAGRVVDQYGKPVPNTLVEMWQANAGGRYRHKNDRYLAPLDPNFGGVGRCLTDSDGYYSFRTIKPGPYPWRNGPNDWRPAHIHFGISGPSIATKLITQLYFEGDPLIPMCPIVKSIANPEAVQQLIAKLDMSNANPMDCLAYRFDIVLRGQRKTHFENC